The following proteins are co-located in the Phaenicophaeus curvirostris isolate KB17595 chromosome 12, BPBGC_Pcur_1.0, whole genome shotgun sequence genome:
- the RAB11A gene encoding ras-related protein Rab-11A, translated as MGTRDDEYDYLFKVVLIGDSGVGKSNLLSRFTRNEFNLESKSTIGVEFATRSIQVDGKTIKAQIWDTAGQERYRAITSAYYRGAVGALLVYDIAKHLTYENVERWLKELRDHADSNIVIMLVGNKSDLRHLRAVPTDEARAFAEKNGLSFIETSALDSTNVEAAFQTILTEIYRIVSQKQMSDRRENDMSPSNNVVPIHVPPTTENKPKMQCCQNI; from the exons TTGTACTCATTGGCGATTCTGGAGTTGGCAAGAGTAACCTTCTGTCTCGATTCACTCGCAATGAGTTTAACTTGGAAAGCAAAAGCACCATTGGAGTAGAGTTTGCAACAAGAAGCATTCAAGTTGATGGGAAGACAATAAAGGCTCAGATATGGGacacagcagggcaggaaagATACCGAGCTATAACATCAGC GTACTATCGCGGAGCTGTAGGGGCATTATTGGTGTATGACATTGCTAAGCACCTTACTTATGAGAACGTGGAGCGATGGTTGAAAGAGCTGAGAGACCATGCTGACAGCAATATTGTAATCATGCTTGTGGGAAACAAGAGTGATTTACGCCACCTGAGAGCAGTCCCTACAGATGAAGCCAGAGCTTTTGCAG agaaaaatggtTTGTCGTTCATTGAGACATCTGCTTTAGACTCCACAAATGTggaagcagctttccagactATTCTGACAG AGATCTATCGTATTGTTTCCCAGAAGCAAATGTCCGACAGACGCGAAAACGATATGTCTCCAAGCAACAATGTGGTTCCCATTCACGTCCCTCCAACcactgaaaacaaaccaaagatgCAGTGCTGTCAGAATATATAG